ATCACCCTATTCAGTTGCCACCCCCTAAAGTCCTCCTTGTCGGTGTCTGCCGTTCCCCATCCCATGCTTCTGTCCGAATCAGGGTGATGATGCCGCTTTCTGGCAGCCGTGGCGGAATAGCCTCGTTCAAAACTGACCGGCCTGTTGGGGCGTCCAATCCCTCTTTAGGGGGGGGGGGTGTGATGTGCTGTCATTAGAGTATACTCTCCACTCCTCTTTATTCGGCTGTCCCGTTGGGGATTGTCCTGTCCCGCTTCCGGTTTCGAAGAGGCATTCTTTCGATGGTTGTCAGGCGTCAGTCCAGCCCGCCGGTTTCCTCCAGTAGCCGTCCGTTTCGATCCGACGGTTCTATTCCCAACCCATGTCGAGAATGGAGAGCGTCCGATCAAGAGCGACGGGTGTATGAATCACGGGCCCGCATCGCTTGGAAGCAGTGAAGGAGTGGTCCATGCCGGAGATTCCTCTACCATCGCCATCTTCTGAAGGAGTTCCCGTGCTTGATCCGACCCAGTTGGACAAAACCGTTTTGCGCTCAAGTCCCGATGTCCAGGGTACGACGATGGATGGGGAGACGGTCTTGCTGGATCTGAGCAGCGGCCGATATTACACCTTGAATCGATTGGGCAGTGTGATCTGGGAGCACTGCACGGGTATTCAGACCGTCCGTGAGATTCATGGCGTCTTGTGTGACCGGTTTGAGGTGGCGCCAGAGCGAGCCCTCAACGATCTGGTGGCCTTGGCCAATGAACTAATTCGAGAAGGGTTACTTCAACAAGAAAGGAGGTGAAGAACACATGGAACAGAAGAAAGAGCAGTATGTCCAGCCGGTGGTCGTGAAGCACGAGTTGCTGCGCGACATCACGGCGGGCCAGTCGGGCATCAACGGCTGCGTCGGGAAGTGCCTCGAGTAGCGGTCTGAGGGACTGGCCGGTTCGCATGGACCGGCCAGCCTTTCTTTTTGCAGCCTGCCCGTGTTGTTGTGCCGGATGAATTCGCCCCTCGTAGCCCCCCTGGTTCCAGCTTTCCCCTAGATTCACGAGACCTGTCAGGCTATTGCACGCCGGATTTGATACAGCCGGAAATCCACTCGTTCCGGCGGGTGCCGCCGTGTACCTACCAAGGTAGGGGAGGCTCCCAGGCCTTTGGGGGTCTAGGCAGATGGCCGGTCTCAGGCTACCTTTCTTGAAACAGGCGCTGAGGGTAACCCACACGACCGGCGCAACCATCGATGACCGAGAAGGAGGGGCTATGGCCGACCACGCGAATGCACAGACAACGGGAGCGGCTACGATCGACCGGGCGCAACTGGATCACACCGTGCTGCGGCCGAACCCGGACGTGCAGGGCACAACGATGGATGGAGAAACCGTCCTCCTCGATCTGAGCAGCGGGCGCTACTACACCTTGAATCAATTAGGCAGTGTCATCTGGGAGCATTGCACCGGCCATACCAGCTTGCGCGACATCCATACGGTCTTGTGTGACCGGTTTGATGTCGCGCCCGAGCGAGCCCTCGACGATCTCGTCGCCCTGGTCAATGAATTGATCCAGGAAGGGCTACTTCAACAGGAAAGGAGGTGAAGAACACATGGAACAGAAGAAAGAGCAGTACGTCCAGCCGATGGTTGTGAAGCACGAGTTGCTGCGCGACATCACGGCGGGTCAATCCGGCTACAGATGTGGTAAGCAGTGCCAAGAAGTGGCGTAGCGGTCTAATGGGCTGGCCGATTCGCGAGGATCGGCCAGTCCTTTCCCTTGGATAGTATGGAGTGTGGGTTGGAAAGAATGTTGCGGAGGATCGGATGAATCACGATGTGGCTGAGATGACGATGGTCGAGTCGTTCTTTTCTCTCTATGGCATGTCGGTGAGATATGCGACGGAAGCGCCGGTCCTAGCTGCCCCGGTGCATGAGATGCTCAGGCATTTTCGGCGCGACTCAATCGAAGCCGCTGCGCCACTGACTATTCGGTTTCACTCGGTGAAGTGTCGCGTCGACGTGCCTCTGACTATTTCTGCCTCGGCTCGCCAACTGGCCTCCGGGACGGGCGAGGCCATCGGAGATCGGCGGGCCACCGGATTGCCCTATGATGTGCTGCTAGATCAGGGGCTTCTGATCGCGGAGTTTCATGGCATCGGGGTCCTGGTGATCGACGGCGCGCAGAGCCGGGCTGAGGGGTATCTGATCAATCCCGATCGCCTGCCCGCGAATCTCATTGAATATCTGTTTCACCTGGCGCTCATCGAACTGCTGCGGCGGCGCGGGCTCTATACGATTCATGCGACGGCCTTGGAACACAACGGGCGAGCCATCTTGATTCCCGGTAACAGCGGACGGGGGAAGACCACCTCGTTTATCTCCTTGCTTCGGTCGGGCTATCGCTATCTGTCGGACGACCATCCGCTCCTCCAGGATTCGGGGACCCACGTGGAGGTGTTGCCGTTTCCGATCAAGATCAACGTGACGGACGCCACGGTGCAGTTTTTCCCGGAACTCAGAGCGGCCTCAGAGCAGGTACTCCATCCGGGTGTGCCCAAACGATTCTTCTATGCCGAAGATCTCTATCCCACGGCGGTCGGGGAGCGCTGCCAGCCGGCCCTGGTGCTCTTTCCCCATGTGGTGGATGCGCCGCAAA
The DNA window shown above is from Nitrospira sp. and carries:
- a CDS encoding PqqD family protein, with product MLDPTQLDKTVLRSSPDVQGTTMDGETVLLDLSSGRYYTLNRLGSVIWEHCTGIQTVREIHGVLCDRFEVAPERALNDLVALANELIREGLLQQERR
- a CDS encoding PqqD family protein — translated: MADHANAQTTGAATIDRAQLDHTVLRPNPDVQGTTMDGETVLLDLSSGRYYTLNQLGSVIWEHCTGHTSLRDIHTVLCDRFDVAPERALDDLVALVNELIQEGLLQQERR